The Nicotiana tabacum cultivar K326 chromosome 1, ASM71507v2, whole genome shotgun sequence genome segment ATAGTTTGCATTTGAATGAATTACTATTTCATGAAGAAAATTTTCTAAACTACAATGCATTTGGCATTTCAAAAATTAACAAAACTCTCTTTGGTAAACCTATAAAAAAAAATctgtttttaaaaaagaaaacatGGCTCAAGATCACAAAACATAAACGTACAAAACAAAGCATACACTATGGTTAGACGGATCGCGAATGAGGATTTTTAATCAGATGTCTCGGGTTAGCAACATGAgaatgaagattttttttttttcgtaGCATGTTTTCTCCTTAAATAGTCATATGTAGCACTAATTTGAACCTGGTCCTATATGCAACACGAATCTGAATTAGTCGAGCCTTATATACCGTTGCTATATATCTGTTCGTGCTTTCTATATCTTCTCTGTGCTTTCTCCTCGCctgttgtatatatatttgttgtGTAACGAGGAGAGGAAAAAGACACAGTTTATGGAAGAGACGAAGACTTTGATGGAAATTTTTTGTATCTTCAGAAGAGGCGAAGCTAGAAGggcgaaaataaaaaataaaaaaaatctgcaTGGCTGAACTTACTGGAAGAGATGAAATGCAGAAGGCGAAAAGAAAGGAGaacaaaagaaataattaagctaagcatataaaataaaacaaaataagaaaagaatagAAAAGGGGAAACAGGAAAAGGAAATAAGATAAAATGTGATGAACTTTGGGATGTTTGTTTTATATATGTCCACTAAACCAATTAAAAATCCTTTAAGTGTTCAACTTTTTTATACTGTAACGAAATTTTTACATCATCCAGTCACTCAAAAATAATTACATGTAATTATTCATACCAAGTAGTATTTGTtgcttaaaaaataaaataagttacCTATTAAAAAGGCTTAAATTACTCTAATAGTGTAAAAATCTATTACTCTTTAAGTGTAAATAAGTTAAATCGCTCTTAATATTTGCTCAAATTTGTTGGGAATACGGAGAAAAGCATGGCTAAAGAGTAGCTGCTCAACATTTCGTCACAACTTGCAACGATGGCGTACCAAAGATTTTATGCAAGTAGTGTCGGTCTATTGTGATAACGTGGTCGTTCTTTTGTActggttttatttttatttaactcaaattgtattaatcaaaagtatATATGCAATGTCTGCTGCCACTTTGGTTGTCCTCTGCCTCTTGTATGTACATGGAGTACAATTTCTCTGCATATTCTGTGTTTTTCAAAGACACTTTGCTGGAAACGAATCATGTCCCTCTCCCTCCATATATTGTATATGAGCATAGCAAACACATAGCTAGTGATTGCAGCTTTTCCTGTCTTCTTTCTAGCCATCCTGCTTGCCCAAGTAAGCTCCTCTGACCATCCCTTTATGCTCCTGTTCATGCCCAGCCATAATAGTAATCTGGACCAAATTCTGCTAGTAATCATGTGGCACCTGTATTCCAATTCTACTTAGTCTATCCACAGTAGATAGTCTTTCATGTGCAGCTAACCATAGTGTGAATTTGAATCTGGGATGAATGTTTGTCTGCAAAATTATACTTTTCAATGGATTTTCTGATACTGGGGCAACAACAAAAGATAGGTCTGTTTAATTGAGAATTGTTCCTGCAGTTGTAGTATCTTCAGTCTATCACACAAGGATCCCCGCATAGGCTGCCTCTTCAGGTCTTTCTTTGTCTCAATGATGTTCCTGATTACCCGAGTTGCATTCTTAGGTGTAGGCATGTGTTCTAAATCCTGCTTCTTGATGTAGTAATTGCGGACCCATTTAATCCACAGGCAGTCCACGATTGTTTCATCACAGCAGCCTTGTTCCAAATGCATAAGTTGATGATATTCAAACCCCCTGCAGAAATAGGCCTACATATCTGTTCCCAAGCTATCAGAGCTTTCTTTGGGATAGTTGCTTCTCCTGTCCATAAGAAAGTTCTGCAAACTGCATCTATCATCTTCATGACTTTCTTAGGGAGTAAGAATATCTGGGCCCAGTATGTTTGAATGTCAAACAATACTGACTTTATCAGTTGAAGCCTGCCAGAATAAGATAGTAGCCTTGCAGACCAACACCTTACTCTATCTGTTATCTTCTCCATTAGGGGCCAACATTGCTGCAGAGTTAGTTTTTTGGATGATAGTGGCACTCCTAAGTATCTGAAAGGGAGAGTACCCTCTTCAAAACCCAATGTATTCAGGATAGCCTGCTTTTCATCTGCATCAACCCCTGCCATGTAAATAGAGCTTTTGTCCTTGTTTGCTTGATACAGAAGCTGCATAGAACTTCTGAAATACCCCTTGAAGCAACCTGATTGATTCAATGTCTGCCCTGCAGAACATGAGCAAATCATCTGCAAAACAAATGTGTATTATGCCCAGTTTCCTGCATCTAGGATGGAAATTGAAGTCTCCATTCTCTGCTAGTAGCATCATTTCCCTAATCAAATATTCCATAGCAATTACAAAGAGGTAAGGGGACATAGGGTCCCCTTGTCTGATGCCTCTTTGTCCTTGAAAGGGTTTGGTTAGGCCTCCATTTAGCACAAGAGAGTATGAAACAGTTGACACATTCCATGATCCATTCAATGAATCTGAATGGAAATCCAAGATCACTTAGCATTCTTCTCAGGAATCTCTAGTCTATAGTATCATATGCTTTCCTAAGATCCACTTTCATAACACACCTAGGAGACACCCCTTTTCTATTGTAGCCCTTGAATAGCTCATGACTGAATAAGATGTTGTCGATGATACTCCTTCCTTCTATAAATGCAGACTGTGAGTGGCTTACTATGTTCCTAATAACCTTCTTAATTCTCAATTGTAACATCTTTGCAATGATTTTGTACAAAGTGTTACAGCATGCAATAGGTCTACAGTCTTTGACCAGGGATGGTGAATTTACCTTAGGAATCAAAGTGATAGCTGTACAGTTCAACTTCTTCTGCAATTTTCCTGTCTCAAAAAAACTCTGTACTGCAGCATATATATCATTCTTCACTAAATCCCAGTTTCTTGTGAAGAATTCAATAGGGAACCCATCTATCCCTGGAGCTTTGTCTGTTGGCATATCTTTGATGGCAATGTCTATCTCTGCAGATGTCACTGGCCTTATCATCTGTAGTTGCTGCTCTCTATTTAACACTGGCTACTGGTTTAATTTCTTTTGTATCCCTTACAGATATGGTTACCAAAAGGATTCTTTTTTGTGTTGTCATTATTTATCCTAATGAAATCAGTCATGGGCTAGAAGTAAATTTAAATCATGTTAATACTCACAAAAGCCAGAAGTAACATGACATATATAACATATTTACTCAAATAGTTCCAGTGAAGTTGGCATCAGAACTACAACCCATCCTGATAAATTATTTAGCCAGCAATAAAAGAAAGAATATGATATAAGAAATGATACAAAAGTTGAATCAACAAATAGCTCTATGCGCGCTCGCTCGCCTTCTAAGAAGGGCAAGGACTTACGAACAGAACAACACAACGAAATGATGAAATGACGAAGAATGAACAGGAGGCACCGGAGGAAAAAGATTGATCTCATATATCCGCatcgtatgatatttttacagTCTAACCATTGCACGAGTCAAAAAGTCCGGTTCTGATAGCCGATGATTCAAGAAATGCCAATGGTTTTGCCAAGCAACCAAAGAACCAGTGATAGTTCTAATCCAAATATGGTGTGAATAGAACTTCTATCCAACATAAATCCATAAATTGCTACACCTGCTCTGTTGTTCTCAAAATATTTCACTGCAATAAGTGTGACAAAATGAACTACAATTAGATGATCCTAGCCATTCAGTAATACAGAACTTAATAGTAGCAGGAGTAACTTATATAATTGTAAAGATTTTTACATTATGTGTTACAATAGGCCTATGTTGtggcggactctccaaaatgctgCCACACTTGTGTCGGATCTTCCAAAAATatactacttttggaggatccaacATGCACCTGGCGATATTTTCGGAGAATCCGAGCAACATTGCAGTAGGCAGAGGCAAACCCAGAATGTGAAGGTGGTGGGGACACATGAGCGGACTACTCAACCAGTGCCCTCATCTAACATTTGGTTTTAATAGATCCAAGTAAAATATATGACCATTTTCAACATATACATATGTATTCAGAATTTTTGCCGAAGTTGACAGGGTCAGTAACCCCTCTACTCCAAATATAGGTTCGCCTCTGCCAGTagatatttattatatttctcaAGTTACGATTTTATACACGGTGAGTGCACAGAAGTTAAACGGATAATGATATTAACCAGCATACCTAGTGCCTGTCTTTTCTGGAATGAAATTGTGCTATAGGCATAAGCAGGAACAAATTTCGTATTGTCcaattcatcttcttcatctccaACATCATCAGAATCAGATCCTTCTGAACATGCAGGAAAACTTTGGCCACAGGTCGCCCGAGTAATTGGAGTCTCACCTTCAATCGAATCGAATGAGTCTATTGTTGCACATACATGCCACTTGGCTGCAAGGCATGTCACAGATTGAGCCTTGTGAGTGATTTTGGTCGCGCTTCGCAACAGTATCATGAGACCAGCAAGAAGACTGACAGAGCAAAGCTGCATATAAGACTACGACATTAGTTACGAGTAACAGCAActaagggcagcccggtgcactaagctcccgctatgtgcgagtttcagggaagggccggaccacaatggtctatcgtacgcagccttaccctgcatttctgcaagaggttgtttccagctCGAACCAGTAACAGCAACAAAGAGATGATTAAAGATGAAGATCTGCTGAAATAGCTTGGGGAAATGAGTTAAAACTACTAAACTAGGGGTAGTTCCTCGGTCATCTAGGATAAAAATCATAATAGGTACGTTGTTGGTTTCATTTCATATTATAGTATAAAAGATTGGACTATTCCCTACCGAGACAACATAAACTCTTTAATGGATCCTCCTTTTTTTCAATTAGTAGATCGCCTTTTCTTAAGGTTTCATACTACTATTTGAGTGATACGTGAATTGCTCAGGAGAAGTTTTTCTAACCGGATTGAAATCGTGAGATAGTTCGGTTCTCTAGACCCATCTGCCGCCCTGAAGAAGGGGCACGGTGTTGAAATTGCTGAACCGAAGAAATGAGTTGGAAAGGAGTGGAAGGAAAGAATACAAGTGAAGCTAAGCACggattttaagaaagaaaaagaggttCTTAGACACATACCACAAGTACACTTAGAACGCTAAAAGAGCGTCGTCAGGGCAAACGTGAAGTTGAAAAATCGAAAAATTAACCTAATTAGTAATTGGCaaatgtatatatgtataatccatgtataatatgtgtataagcatatataattagtgtataatctatgtatatcggCTAGAAATAGTGACAGTGACTCTGATCGACTATTTGTATAAAGATTCCTTTAAAATTAAGGATCTATCAGACGTAGAATGGTGTCATTCTTTTTAGAACAGATATAAAAGGAAAGTGTCATATAAAATGGAACAGAAGGAGTGATTGTTTTGGCAAATCTGTTCTGTTGCTAGAAATACTTGGACAGCGATATACATGTACTTGTGCTACATTCTCATTAGTTGAGTGTCACATTTATATCAATTGTGATCAATGATCTAGTTCAAATTATTTGTGTTGAATATACGAAGCAATGAAAAATCAAGAACGCGTATAAGGCATACCGCAAGTTCACCACTTTTATAGATATGAAGATCTGCAGTTGAGCGCGTAGTCATGAGAAGGGACGCGAATTGGCTTGCTGTAATGAACATCAACGCCCACAAAATGAACGCGCGATACCTATGGCTAATGATCCTCAAATGCCTCCTGATTCTGAGATGCTCTCTCAACACTGATTCAACATCCGAATCTACATGAAAAACCTGAGCAAAATCTTGTAGCCGGAGAACTTGAAGGTAACATATCAACCGGAATAGGATACAGACTAAAAAGAACACGACGGTCCTGTAAAGCCAAGACGTGAGCTCAAGAATGCACGCGACAATGTCACTCGCGATGACATTGCCTAAGAAGGGGATTTGTGTACCACCTGAACTGTACCACCAAATCTTATACGCGCATTCAGCAGCAAAACATGGTAGGACAAATATGAATAGGATCTTCAGTGAACTctgcatattgagaagaagagTTACATTATTGTTAGATCTTGTTGAATCAAGGCATACCTATTGTCTGATCTAAAAAATATGAAATGCAACTTAATTACTTCTGTTTCCCTAACAGATGGCTAACAGTTGCGGAGCCACATTCAACCAATCAGACACCCCTTCGCCAGAAAATTATACTGTATTATATTTACTACACGTTGACTCCCCTTAACTTTTCGGTGTATCtagttttttatattttgatgcCCCTCGATGAAAACTCTGGTTCGGCCACTGATGGCTAAGATCATTTTGATAACATCTGGAGAAGAAGAGACTCTGGATCTCAACTGTCCAAATCATAAAAGGAAGAAACCTTGGACATCAAAGTTGATCAATTCTCCATCCTTTCAACTTATATAGGAGTAATCAACAGTATTTTCTATTCTGAAATTTCTAATAAATTGACTCAATTCCAATAATAATGTTAATAAATGTTAAGTGTCAAAACTTTCAAGAATGCATttaactattcaaattttaatctttgatttgccaattttttctaccaacaacaataacaaatccaTTGTAATCCCCAGTAGCGTAGCCACATAGAGTGAAGGGTGGTCAGTTAAACACCCTTTACCAGAAAACTACACTgagtatataaaaaataatactaTGAGTTTATGCATTCTggtcaaaaattatttttcgaacACCCTTTGTAAAATTTCTAGCTTCGCCACTGGTAATCCCATAAGTAGGGTATGGCGGAGTaatatatacgcagaccttacctccaCCTTGTGAAGGTACAGAGATGTTTCTgatagaccttcggctcaagAAACGATAAAAAGGAAGCAATAAACCATAGCAACAACAAGGTAATAAGATAACGGAAGCGAATGACACAACAACTAATAATAAAGATCTATgaataagaaaatacaagaatagtACTAACCGAAATTAAATAAgaacttaaaataaaaaagaatgaataagaAGAGGAGAAGACGTACATTGAGCTGTTGTGTGTAGCATTTTCTAACAGTTTCACTCTCATCACAAAGCTTGTCAAGAAACAAGAACCTCCTCAGCCCATATTTCTTAACAAACCGCGAAAGACAAATAAAAGACAGAGCAGCAACACTACTGAGCGACAATTGAACAACATTGTCAtaaggtctattgtacgcagcatCACAGTCGCTACAAGCTAGAGAGAAATGAGAAAGACAAGGCACAACTATAGCCAACAGAACAAAAACAAACCAAGATAGACAAGCTGAAAATGGATCAGATTGATCTACACACATCCATTTTAGCCATGTCCTAAAACTCCTCAATTCGTCGTATTCATTCGATACACTTCTCCCTAACTCCTTGTTCTTGTTTATCAGTAAAGTTTCATTTTTGTCACACATTGTTGTGTCTGACAGTAGAGACATTTGAGTTTACGCGTTCTGGATTCTTGAAAATACAGCGTCTGAACCAAAGTTAATGGATTCTGTCGAATCAGTAAGCAGAATTATACTGTGTTAATGGTGTGTGAGGAAGTAAGAGATGTTTCTACAAGGTTTTTTAAAGCCAAAAGGAGCAATGCAGTGGACAGTGAGGACTGAGAAGTATTACTTTTATAATGGAAAGTTAATAATGCATAATGGTTCAAGATTCTTTCAATCAATGACCAAACTTGGCGTATTGATTTTGTGTCTATATAATATTAACTAGATTAGTTATAttatagtttttttaaaaataaaaaaaatgacactACATAGCCGCTATAAAAATAATAgtcggaaaaaaaaaataatagtcgaaaaaatgtataaaattttgtatattttttgtatatatatatacattatatatgttatatacaagaattatacaaattttatacacttttcggctaccagatgtaaatagtttctggcgcgggctaaaagtgataataaccCTTAAAATATTGCTATGTAGTATATTTAATAGTAGTTCATATTTGGTGTTCGTTATTTGCATAAGGgatttactttgttttcttaaattttctaaattttacgCAATTAACAATTCAGTAACGCACTTTATAGAATGATTAAAAACAGTATTTTGTATTTAGTAGTAGTATATACAttaatttatttactttattaaaagtAAAGAATAATTACTCTTAGAGTCGTTTGGTTCAAGGACAAAATTATGTTGAAATTGTAATGCAGCAAttgtaatattaaaaaaataatttagcaCTAGTATTTTGCTAGGTTCATTGAATTATATATATGATTTATAGTCCAAAATATGTGTTTAACTTCATTAAAGTTCGATATAAACATCAAGCATGAGTAAGTATTTAACGATGAATAGTAGCGAAATAAACCTACTTTTCTGGAAATTTTAATTTAAGAGTATTCAATGTTACTTTAGCAGAAAAACTGATGTATACACTTTGGAGCAATTAGCGTCAAAGAGGGAATTCTCTTGGGGTAAAATTATGCACACCGGTTATTTATATCAATCCAATAAACACATGACATCTATAATTATTCACATGCATTTTTATCGATAATCATGGGTAGTTTAtacataatcataaataaaatttaatctTGTTTGGTATATAATTAATTGACTACAAATATATAATTACTGGTGTTGGGAAAATAAGCTTTCCGAGAGATAAGACGGTAGTAGAATTTGACATTCTCTATATCTTCCAAAGAGAGTATTTAGGCCGTAGAAATAAGAGATCCAGGATCGATCTGCTTTGTAAAAATTCCTATCGATCAGTAATTGAAGTCCGACTAATAATTCAAGTCACGATCAAAAGAGATTCACTCTCGCAAagaaaaatcatataaatctcctAAATTAATTCTTACATTGAATTGTGAAAAAATAAAGTTATTTTTTGGAatagtaaaaattataaatagtTATTGAATAATATCTTTGATATTTGTTGTACTTAAGATAtatttagatattctagagtcTTGGATAATTAAGAAAGATATTAGTAGAACATGATAGAATTGTCTGGATTATTTTTGTATCCAGAATCTTACCTAGACAAAGTATAAATAGGAGTGGCCTTAGGCATTTGTATTTGAAGCCAAAATCAAGAAAGCCTTCTTTCCTAAACACGTTCTCCTATCtaaattctcttctcttttcaaaCTTCTTCTTATTTAGTTGAATCCTCCAATCTTAGTTAACGATCTTGGGCTAGCAGAAGGTCTCCGAATAATATTCTTCTTCTGCTATtctttacatggtatcagagccataagGCGGCTTCTGGATTTCAAGGTCGGGTTAGCGGTTGATTCAATTGGTTTCTCTAATATCAGAGTCATAAGGCGGCTTCTGGATTTCAAGGCCGGGTTAGCGGTTGATTCAATTGGTTTCTCTAAATGGATTTGGGTGGTCGTGTTAATGGACTGGGGATGGAGTTATTGAACCAGTCTAACTACAATGTATAGAAGACTTGCATGGAGTCATGCTTTATTGGTGAGGATTTGTGGGAAGTTGTCAATGGGAGTAACACAAGTCCTCCAGCTGACGCACCGGAAAATAGCAATGCACTTAAGAAGTGGAGGCATATTAATGCTAAGGCGGAGTTTATCCTGAAGAGGCCTATCTCTCCTAATTTATTTGATCATATTATAAGGTGTAAATCAGCTCATGAAATATGGAGGACCTTCGATCGGCTGTTCAATAAGAAGGATGAAGCTCGGCTACAGATTTTGGAGAATGAGTTAGCAAACACCACTCAAGGTAATCTCTCTATCGCCGAGTATTTTTTGAAGGTTAAAAATCTGTGTTCTGAAATTTCTCTATTGAATCCGGACGAGGCTATGTCTGAATCACGAATAAGAAGAATTATTATTCGTAGTTTAACGCTTTGTTACATCGATTCAAGGATGGGTTCAACACCATCTCTGGAAGAATTTAAGAATTTTTTGTCATCACAGGAGCTACTAGCCAAACAGATGGCTGGTGTATTTGTCAAAGAAGGGAAAGGAAATGCTCTTATCGCTGACAAGGGGAACTTTAAAGGGAAATCAAGAGATAGCTTGCACTTTTGATCCTCAAGTGATTCAAGCTCGCCAGGAAAGAAGGAAGAATATTTCAACAATGGTAAAAAGCCTTTAAAATGTTATCGTTGTGGCAAAGTCGGACACATAAAAAGATATTGTCGAGCAAAAGAAAGCAATATGGTTCAAACCAAGAAAGTCccctaagaagaagaagaagaagaagaagaagaagaagaagaagaagaagactggGGAAAGTGCTTAGCAACATAGACTCGTGCAATAAATGTCATGGCTTCcataaattttgaaagagaatgGACCGTGGATTCAGGATGTGGGCATCATCTCACTGGAGATCAATCCAAATTCTCCACCTTTCGCGAATACAATAGATATGATGTCATTGTGACAACAGATAATATAGTCCATCAAGTGGAGAAGGAAGGAATTGTTGTAGTCAACGAGAAGCAAGAAAACTCTATCACTCTCAACAGTGTCTATCATGTTCTAGGTATgaaga includes the following:
- the LOC107804906 gene encoding uncharacterized protein LOC107804906, which translates into the protein MSLLSDTTMCDKNETLLINKNKELGRSVSNEYDELRSFRTWLKWMCVDQSDPFSACLSWFVFVLLAIVVPCLSHFSLACSDCDAAYNRPYDNVVQLSLSSVAALSFICLSRFVKKYGLRRFLFLDKLCDESETVRKCYTQQLNSSLKILFIFVLPCFAAECAYKIWWYSSGGTQIPFLGNVIASDIVACILELTSWLYRTVVFFLVCILFRLICYLQVLRLQDFAQVFHVDSDVESVLREHLRIRRHLRIISHRYRAFILWALMFITASQFASLLMTTRSTADLHIYKSGELALCSVSLLAGLMILLRSATKITHKAQSVTCLAAKWHVCATIDSFDSIEGETPITRATCGQSFPACSEGSDSDDVGDEEDELDNTKFVPAYAYSTISFQKRQALVKYFENNRAGVAIYGFMLDRSSIHTIFGLELSLVLWLLGKTIGIS